A stretch of the Rodentibacter haemolyticus genome encodes the following:
- a CDS encoding PFL_4669 family integrating conjugative element protein has translation MTSENTAYAPQPEQPQIGALRSEITLTLHSQYATRMWQGRPVVREGKKVVRPGILSVPGCLSLLSQLQKDAANDDPYADYYLAEFESMVLNNTEQMKKLIADLVEIHAEQLPDGIDIQRCSNIEPAIYQIYADSPLAYKLIYLLCEFDTLAKTTMTAAYIALLTKSEAREWLEAGSILLRRCFGVIETYRHSGITRQDVRDNSARYQEVRQRFKLELPQDILEGTRRARFAPDIHASAVNNDEVLLKE, from the coding sequence ATGACTTCAGAAAATACAGCTTATGCACCACAGCCGGAACAACCTCAAATTGGTGCACTTCGCAGTGAGATTACATTAACATTACACTCCCAATATGCCACCAGAATGTGGCAAGGGCGCCCTGTCGTTCGTGAGGGGAAAAAGGTTGTTCGTCCCGGTATTTTAAGTGTTCCGGGCTGTTTATCACTCCTTTCTCAGTTACAAAAAGATGCGGCAAATGACGATCCTTATGCCGATTATTATCTCGCTGAATTTGAAAGTATGGTGCTCAATAATACCGAGCAAATGAAAAAACTCATTGCTGATTTAGTGGAGATTCATGCCGAACAACTTCCTGACGGTATAGATATTCAACGTTGTAGTAATATTGAACCGGCTATCTACCAAATCTATGCGGATTCGCCTTTGGCATACAAATTAATTTATTTACTCTGTGAGTTTGATACACTGGCAAAAACAACGATGACCGCAGCCTATATTGCGTTATTAACCAAATCTGAGGCGCGTGAATGGCTTGAAGCTGGTTCGATTTTATTACGTCGTTGTTTTGGTGTTATTGAGACATACCGACATAGTGGAATTACCCGTCAAGATGTGCGAGATAATTCGGCTCGTTATCAAGAAGTGCGACAACGATTTAAACTTGAACTGCCGCAGGATATTTTAGAGGGAACGCGTCGAGCACGTTTTGCACCGGACATTCACGCAAGTGCGGTCAATAACGATGAAGTTTTACTGAAGGAGTAA
- a CDS encoding STY4528 family pathogenicity island replication protein, translating into MLPENKDFQGLLFVGNRHETVPVRLLMDKYLTSRAKTAWQLIKLHSMQFKGAMFPSYETLALWLSDRSYQQKPVSRKIVSQTIMLLRLTRWLTLCETVRNHHGQILGNVYVMNDEPFSIADSLVINDDYLRFVEKMTKHQDPILRDVALSIVDEVVKSSDTVWHLVSHIGIIRERYLMFTQQQSDDSAVTTLPENLVQAVEKTQQKLLGSNRELSKTKTELSQKMNNSPSSEMELSKNSLSSNRELSPQNDDKSLILDLVPLGNSGNTQYSTSTINTKYSTSTMRIESIYSELAPFKLSTLEKQSIANEMMKLDQETRQAVIFEATQRIQDGKVAKPAGYLFNLVKRANSGEFKPYWLNKNRQAETAQITENSTLKQGAKRVLPGLMEAPGVKDGVDFDAIRKLAGLMRV; encoded by the coding sequence ATGTTGCCGGAAAATAAAGACTTTCAAGGATTATTATTTGTTGGCAATCGACATGAGACAGTACCGGTGCGATTGCTGATGGATAAATATTTAACCTCTAGGGCAAAGACGGCTTGGCAACTCATTAAATTGCATTCAATGCAGTTTAAAGGGGCGATGTTTCCTTCCTATGAAACCTTAGCATTATGGCTTTCAGATAGAAGTTATCAACAAAAGCCGGTATCCCGAAAAATTGTCAGTCAGACAATTATGTTACTACGCCTAACGCGTTGGTTGACGTTATGCGAGACCGTAAGAAATCATCACGGACAAATATTGGGTAATGTCTATGTAATGAATGATGAACCCTTTAGTATTGCAGACAGTTTAGTTATTAATGACGATTATCTCCGTTTTGTGGAAAAAATGACAAAACACCAAGATCCCATATTGCGTGATGTTGCGCTTTCTATTGTGGATGAAGTGGTAAAAAGCTCGGATACCGTATGGCATTTAGTTTCGCATATTGGAATTATCCGCGAACGTTATCTCATGTTTACCCAACAACAAAGTGATGATTCAGCAGTGACGACACTGCCGGAAAATTTGGTGCAAGCAGTCGAAAAAACACAGCAGAAATTGCTGGGTTCCAATAGGGAACTCAGTAAAACGAAAACGGAACTCAGTCAAAAAATGAACAATTCACCGAGTTCCGAAATGGAACTCAGTAAAAATTCACTGAGTTCCAATAGGGAACTTAGTCCCCAAAATGATGATAAGTCATTGATTTTAGACTTAGTTCCATTAGGGAACTCAGGTAATACACAGTACAGTACTAGTACTATAAATACTAAGTACAGTACTAGTACTATGCGTATCGAATCAATTTATTCGGAATTGGCACCATTCAAATTAAGTACATTGGAAAAACAGTCCATTGCGAATGAGATGATGAAGTTAGATCAGGAAACACGACAAGCCGTCATCTTTGAAGCAACACAACGCATTCAAGATGGCAAAGTTGCAAAACCGGCGGGTTATTTATTTAACTTGGTAAAACGTGCTAATAGCGGGGAATTTAAACCGTATTGGTTGAATAAAAATCGTCAGGCTGAGACAGCTCAAATTACAGAAAATAGCACACTGAAACAAGGTGCTAAACGGGTATTACCCGGTTTAATGGAAGCTCCGGGAGTAAAGGATGGCGTGGATTTTGATGCGATTCGGAAACTTGCAGGCTTAATGCGTGTATAG
- a CDS encoding DUF2857 domain-containing protein — translation MLNINLNQALISEIIAHVRRGELNYCYQLGFDESELATIMALTTEEICEICDSSSSFASIKINHSVFWNLIESVRVNSQERNIIDRALNLGISGEMLRHRFGWSSSEVSARRKLLGIKEHIGRKRSADEQDELKVWELWQENKHTIKTNEIENSMAGLDLLMHIAEETELSLTEVWRLVSTWVKEGK, via the coding sequence ATGCTTAATATCAATTTAAATCAAGCGTTGATTTCAGAAATCATCGCCCATGTTCGCCGTGGAGAGCTGAACTATTGTTATCAGTTAGGCTTTGATGAGTCTGAACTTGCTACCATTATGGCCCTCACGACAGAAGAGATTTGTGAGATCTGCGACAGTAGCAGTTCATTTGCCTCGATTAAGATTAATCATTCGGTATTTTGGAATCTGATTGAATCAGTACGTGTAAATTCACAAGAACGCAATATTATCGACCGAGCACTGAATTTAGGTATTTCAGGGGAAATGTTACGCCACCGATTCGGCTGGAGTTCTTCAGAGGTTTCTGCCCGTCGAAAATTATTGGGGATCAAAGAACATATTGGCCGTAAGCGAAGTGCTGATGAACAAGATGAGTTAAAGGTATGGGAACTGTGGCAGGAAAATAAACATACCATTAAAACCAATGAAATTGAAAATTCAATGGCGGGGCTTGATCTGTTGATGCATATCGCAGAGGAAACAGAATTAAGTTTAACTGAAGTTTGGCGTCTTGTTTCAACTTGGGTAAAAGAAGGTAAATGA
- a CDS encoding ParB family protein gives MKNPFVPSKDKKARAEKMMAALSRPAIMNNSPEYEKMVQSQSLQPYQAVSADTETPNGHRLITITLDQLRPYEGNPRRTKNPAYEDIKASIKSRGLDHAPNVTQRPGDNFYTILDGGNTRLQALNELFKETRDRRFWSIECIFKPWQGEADDINSQLNILIGHLAENDVRGDLSFIEKALGIREVKSLYEKKYGEYFSHRKLAEKLGENGYPISYSLIAKMEQCLTYLYPHIPNVLLNGMGKPQIEKLLTIRRNAQVSWEKQAEAYPVHKDFDMVWMSSLTGFDEEPDEFVLNDFQDQLIGNITEAFSYQVPYETFKFEIDLAEQKFKKLVEKQPDILQRTQESEIRVEETMRGLQSKREELTPTHQEPKTLALGKQHQSIENDGTSTPPSISPQMNIDDPPSVPNITPLSPLPDLGISGDDVSSAVMQHFSDLGLTPGVNPEKQRQEEAELNGLEFSNCGKQPVTNIWKIHPNRKHKMEAYSLALDIAEEVGLGAFVEHVHHEPIDYSYRMRPLDGQEYPEFTLFVYHLLTALATESQATRQISLLNSDYLTGNTMPDLMLVRLFRLIRLYRYINAQQTGGQDA, from the coding sequence ATGAAAAATCCTTTTGTTCCTTCCAAAGATAAAAAAGCGCGTGCAGAAAAAATGATGGCAGCATTATCCAGGCCGGCAATTATGAATAATTCGCCGGAATACGAAAAAATGGTGCAAAGTCAATCATTGCAGCCATATCAGGCGGTTTCTGCGGATACCGAAACACCAAACGGTCATCGTTTAATTACGATTACATTAGATCAGTTACGCCCTTATGAGGGGAATCCCCGCCGTACTAAAAATCCAGCTTATGAGGACATCAAAGCATCGATTAAATCACGTGGACTTGATCATGCCCCTAACGTGACACAACGTCCGGGCGATAATTTCTATACGATTTTAGATGGCGGAAATACCCGTTTACAGGCGTTAAATGAGCTATTTAAAGAAACCAGAGATCGTCGTTTTTGGTCGATAGAATGTATTTTTAAACCTTGGCAGGGTGAAGCGGACGATATTAATTCACAACTTAACATCTTGATTGGTCATTTGGCTGAAAATGATGTACGGGGTGATCTTTCTTTTATAGAGAAAGCCCTGGGTATCCGAGAAGTGAAAAGTCTGTATGAAAAAAAATATGGCGAATATTTTTCACATCGTAAGCTTGCTGAAAAGCTAGGTGAAAACGGCTATCCAATTTCATATTCCTTAATAGCCAAAATGGAGCAATGTTTAACCTATTTGTATCCACATATTCCGAATGTGTTGTTAAACGGTATGGGGAAACCTCAGATCGAAAAACTGCTTACTATTCGTCGTAATGCACAGGTTTCCTGGGAGAAACAGGCGGAAGCATACCCGGTACATAAGGATTTTGATATGGTTTGGATGAGCTCGCTTACCGGATTTGATGAAGAGCCTGATGAGTTTGTATTGAATGATTTTCAAGATCAACTTATCGGTAATATTACCGAGGCATTTAGTTATCAGGTTCCTTATGAAACCTTTAAATTTGAAATCGATCTGGCAGAACAAAAGTTCAAGAAGCTGGTAGAAAAACAACCTGACATTTTGCAACGCACTCAAGAGAGCGAAATTCGGGTCGAGGAAACAATGCGGGGGCTACAATCTAAACGGGAAGAACTCACACCAACGCATCAAGAACCCAAAACATTGGCACTGGGCAAGCAACATCAGAGCATTGAGAATGATGGAACATCCACTCCGCCTTCCATTTCACCACAAATGAATATTGATGATCCCCCTTCTGTGCCAAATATTACGCCGCTTTCGCCATTACCGGATTTAGGCATTTCCGGTGATGATGTTTCTTCCGCTGTTATGCAGCATTTTAGTGATTTAGGTTTGACACCGGGCGTGAATCCTGAAAAACAACGTCAAGAAGAGGCGGAGCTTAATGGATTGGAATTTTCAAATTGTGGTAAACAACCGGTAACCAATATTTGGAAAATTCACCCGAACCGTAAGCACAAAATGGAAGCCTATTCGCTCGCATTGGATATTGCCGAAGAAGTAGGACTTGGTGCATTTGTCGAACACGTTCACCATGAACCCATTGATTATAGCTATCGTATGCGTCCTCTTGATGGGCAAGAATATCCTGAATTTACCTTATTTGTTTACCACTTATTAACTGCACTCGCAACCGAATCTCAAGCTACCCGGCAGATTAGCTTATTAAATTCGGATTATTTAACCGGTAATACGATGCCTGATTTAATGTTGGTTCGTTTATTCCGTTTAATTCGTTTATATCGTTATATCAACGCCCAACAAACCGGAGGTCAAGATGCTTAA
- the dnaB gene encoding replicative DNA helicase codes for MNNQPSMICNIEAEQSVIGGLLLDNNKWDELSAIVTADNFYLSHHRLMFTVIGKLLMNNEPADMVTVEHALKQHNWLEECGGLAYLAEITQKTPSAINVEAYAKIVRTDSQSRQLYALGDLLKKETGKVNSQDALDELISNTEKRLTELTLNRSDNETNVDLSEVLAHVVTRMEESKNNLSPVTGTSFGIERLDINTTGSQAGDLILLAARPSMGKTALSLTFLKAALEQKKENTVQYYSLEMPAEQIIQRLLSALARVPLQKIRQAIQIDEMEWSRIAEAFGMIAHQWKNRLLLDDNSYLTPQLLRTKVRRNVRKYGVPSVIIIDYLQLMSDPAYKDGKNRNLEISSISTQLKQLAKEIGCPIIALSQLNRNLETRADKRPISSDLRDSGSLEQDADMILFIYRDEVYNDNTENPGIAELIIAKQRNGPIGTVLSQFKGEFSLFENIPNDDYERLARL; via the coding sequence ATGAATAATCAACCTTCAATGATTTGTAATATTGAAGCAGAGCAATCCGTTATCGGCGGATTGCTCCTCGATAACAATAAATGGGATGAATTAAGTGCGATTGTGACAGCGGATAATTTTTATCTCAGCCATCATCGTTTGATGTTTACGGTGATTGGTAAGTTGCTTATGAATAATGAACCGGCGGATATGGTAACGGTAGAGCATGCATTAAAACAACATAATTGGCTTGAAGAGTGTGGGGGGCTTGCTTATTTGGCTGAAATCACACAGAAAACCCCGAGTGCGATTAATGTAGAAGCTTATGCCAAGATAGTGCGAACAGATAGCCAGTCTCGTCAACTCTACGCTTTAGGTGATTTACTGAAAAAAGAAACAGGAAAAGTCAATTCTCAAGATGCACTTGATGAATTGATTTCTAATACAGAGAAACGCCTGACCGAATTAACACTTAACCGTTCGGATAACGAAACAAATGTGGATTTATCCGAGGTATTAGCTCATGTCGTGACGAGAATGGAAGAGAGTAAAAATAACCTTTCTCCCGTCACAGGCACCTCATTTGGTATTGAGCGTCTTGATATTAATACAACAGGTTCTCAAGCCGGCGATTTAATTTTGCTTGCCGCACGTCCTTCCATGGGGAAAACCGCGCTTTCATTGACTTTTTTGAAAGCGGCACTTGAACAGAAAAAAGAGAACACGGTTCAGTATTACAGCCTTGAGATGCCAGCAGAACAAATTATACAACGTCTATTGTCAGCACTTGCACGAGTTCCTTTACAAAAAATACGTCAAGCTATTCAAATTGATGAAATGGAATGGTCAAGGATTGCTGAAGCATTTGGCATGATTGCACATCAATGGAAAAACCGTTTGCTATTGGATGATAACAGCTATCTTACACCACAACTTTTACGCACTAAAGTACGCCGTAATGTACGTAAATACGGTGTGCCATCCGTGATAATTATTGATTATTTACAGTTAATGTCTGACCCGGCTTATAAAGATGGGAAAAATCGAAATTTAGAAATCAGTAGTATTTCCACTCAACTAAAACAGTTAGCAAAAGAAATTGGTTGCCCGATTATTGCCCTGTCCCAGTTAAATCGAAATTTAGAAACGCGTGCCGATAAGCGTCCTATTTCATCGGACTTGCGTGATTCAGGATCACTGGAGCAGGATGCCGATATGATTTTATTCATCTATAGGGATGAGGTGTATAACGATAATACTGAAAATCCCGGGATTGCGGAGCTCATTATCGCTAAGCAGCGTAACGGGCCGATTGGTACCGTATTAAGCCAATTTAAAGGGGAGTTTTCACTTTTTGAGAATATTCCAAATGATGATTATGAAAGATTAGCGAGATTATAG
- a CDS encoding ParA family protein, producing MENLSRNSAFIVTVMSTKGGVTKSTNVANIGAFCAECGLRTLMIDTDVQPTLSTYYTLNYTAPQGLFEFLIQSNTNPEQVISKTEYSNLDIIQSNDPTDAITTHLRNSPDGMLRFNDLVRSLENYDLILVDTRGTKGITVDMSVLASDLVISPLKPELLSAREFVRGTMGLYQQLQVFTKHGFKLPQLKAVINCLDKTNDAKSVVESLRKLFIESNDTYMELLELAIPARVAYREAASLALPVHRHNKDEKENIRKLCLSLFPQWTDKFQAL from the coding sequence ATGGAAAATTTATCTCGAAATTCAGCATTTATTGTCACTGTTATGTCCACTAAAGGTGGTGTAACTAAATCAACGAATGTCGCCAATATCGGGGCATTTTGTGCAGAGTGCGGTTTGCGCACATTGATGATTGACACGGATGTTCAACCGACTTTATCTACTTACTATACTTTAAACTATACTGCACCACAGGGGCTTTTTGAATTTCTGATTCAAAGCAATACGAATCCTGAGCAGGTCATTTCAAAAACCGAATACTCCAATCTCGATATTATTCAATCAAACGATCCAACGGATGCCATTACGACACATTTGCGTAATTCTCCTGATGGAATGTTACGTTTCAACGATCTTGTCCGTTCTTTAGAAAACTATGATCTGATTTTGGTTGATACAAGAGGAACAAAAGGAATCACTGTTGATATGTCTGTATTGGCAAGTGATTTGGTTATTTCTCCACTCAAACCTGAGCTGCTTTCCGCCCGTGAATTTGTTCGTGGAACGATGGGGCTTTATCAACAACTCCAAGTCTTTACCAAGCATGGGTTCAAATTACCGCAATTAAAAGCCGTCATTAACTGTTTAGATAAAACTAATGATGCTAAATCAGTTGTAGAAAGTCTGCGTAAGCTCTTTATTGAAAGCAATGACACCTATATGGAATTACTTGAATTAGCTATTCCTGCGCGTGTTGCTTATCGTGAAGCGGCCAGTCTTGCTCTCCCTGTTCATCGTCATAACAAAGATGAAAAAGAGAATATTCGCAAACTCTGCCTTTCACTTTTTCCGCAATGGACTGATAAATTCCAAGCGCTTTAA
- a CDS encoding methionine biosynthesis PLP-dependent protein, producing MTTQQYAIDTLLAQAGNRSDERTGAVSTPIFLSTAYGHRGIGESTGFDYIRTKNPTRTVLEDTIAQLENGDRGFAFSSGMAAIQVLMTLFRSPDEWIVSSDVYGGTYRLLDFSYKNNNSVKPVYVNTASVTDIEAAITPNTKAIFIETPSNPLMEECDITEIAKLAKKHHLMLIVDNTFLTPVLSRPLDLGADIVIHSGTKYIAGHNDALVGLIVAKGQELCDRIAYIQNGAGAVLSPFDSWLTIRGMKTLSLRMKRHQENAKTIAEFLKAQPQVDSVLYPNKGGMLSFRLKNEAWINTFLKSIKLITFAESLGGTESFITYPATQTHMDIPEAERVARGITNTLLRFSVGIEDVEDIKADLLQAFANLK from the coding sequence ATGACAACACAACAATACGCAATCGACACCCTACTTGCTCAAGCCGGTAATCGCAGCGATGAACGTACCGGGGCGGTATCAACCCCTATTTTTCTTTCTACGGCTTATGGTCACCGCGGTATTGGTGAAAGTACGGGATTTGATTACATCCGTACAAAAAATCCAACCCGTACCGTGTTGGAAGATACCATCGCACAATTAGAAAACGGTGATCGTGGTTTTGCCTTCTCATCAGGTATGGCGGCAATTCAGGTGTTAATGACTCTTTTCCGTTCACCGGATGAATGGATCGTTTCAAGCGATGTATATGGTGGTACTTACCGTCTTTTGGATTTTTCTTATAAAAATAACAATAGTGTGAAACCTGTTTATGTTAATACGGCTTCAGTAACCGATATTGAAGCGGCAATCACACCAAATACGAAAGCAATCTTTATTGAAACTCCTTCCAATCCGTTAATGGAAGAATGCGATATCACAGAAATCGCTAAATTAGCCAAAAAACATCATTTGATGTTAATTGTCGATAATACTTTCTTAACTCCTGTACTTTCCCGCCCATTAGATTTAGGTGCCGATATTGTAATTCACAGCGGCACAAAATATATCGCCGGCCATAATGATGCGTTAGTCGGTTTGATTGTAGCGAAAGGTCAGGAACTTTGCGATCGCATTGCTTACATTCAAAATGGCGCGGGTGCGGTACTTTCCCCATTTGATTCTTGGCTAACCATTCGTGGTATGAAAACCCTCTCTTTACGTATGAAACGCCATCAAGAAAACGCAAAAACGATTGCCGAATTTTTAAAAGCACAACCGCAAGTAGATTCCGTGCTTTACCCGAATAAAGGCGGAATGCTTTCTTTCCGTTTAAAAAATGAAGCCTGGATAAATACCTTCTTGAAATCTATAAAACTCATCACCTTTGCAGAAAGCCTTGGTGGCACGGAAAGTTTTATCACTTATCCGGCAACACAAACTCATATGGATATTCCGGAAGCCGAACGCGTGGCACGGGGTATCACGAATACATTACTGCGTTTCTCTGTAGGGATTGAAGATGTAGAAGACATTAAAGCAGATTTACTCCAAGCCTTTGCCAACTTAAAATAA
- the trxA gene encoding thioredoxin gives MSQVLHTTDATFEADVLHSNLPVLVDFWAPWCGPCKMVGPLLDELAPEFDGKAKIVKINVDENQAVAAQYGVRSIPTLLLIKNGEVVGTQVGALPKGQLAAFINQHL, from the coding sequence ATGAGTCAAGTATTACATACTACCGATGCAACATTTGAAGCAGACGTATTACATTCGAATCTCCCTGTATTAGTCGATTTTTGGGCGCCATGGTGCGGCCCTTGCAAAATGGTTGGTCCACTATTAGATGAGCTTGCACCGGAATTTGACGGTAAAGCGAAAATCGTGAAAATCAACGTAGATGAAAACCAAGCTGTGGCAGCGCAATACGGCGTACGCAGCATTCCAACATTACTTCTTATCAAAAATGGAGAAGTGGTTGGCACACAAGTAGGCGCATTACCGAAAGGTCAATTAGCGGCTTTTATTAATCAACACCTTTAA